GAATTGATTCGTATCCTATTACCTACAGCGGGTTTGTTCCATCTTAGGCGTGTTTATCATTAGGCTCACCTTTACTTGTCTCGCTGCTGGCGCCCCCAGTGCTCCCTACATGCGGACGATAGGACAacgacaaggaagaagaagcgcgCATGCTTGGAATTCACGCGCTTCGACACGGGAACAGGAGAACGGAACCATGAACCGCACCTCGAAGAACGAAGTTCAACGGTCCCCGAAGTATTTTTCTCAGTCGAACGACCGACGAGTTTCCTTCGCCGATGAGAGCGTCGCGACCAGCACCGACGAAACCACCCGAAGCAACTCGCAGCCGTTCCCAGTGCGCCTTGCAGCCGTTCCCGGTGGCCTACCGCGGTCCTCGTCGACTGCCCGCCGCACCTCGACGGGAGACGGTTTCAGCCAGCGCACACAGAGCTACGGGCACGACTTCGCGCCCATGGATTCCTCGATGACCGCTCTGCTCGGTCTTCGGCCGACTCCGAGTTCGCTCGCTAGTGGACCAGCGATGCCTCCCAGTGTCTACTCACCGCGAGGCAGGTAAGTATTGCAGCAGCGCCGCCTATCAAGCGGACATAACGAGTCCTTCGCGATTTCCCCGAAGAAGCCATCTTACCATTTTCTGCGCAGTCCTTACTGGGTGCGCCCGCCGTTCGGAGGCAGCTGGTCGGACGCCTTCGAGCAGCCTTCCTCAGAGACGCGACTGTTCAAAGAAGCGCCACCTGCAGATGACCGCGACAGTTCGGCGTTCGCCTGGCTGCGCAGCATCGGCGTCGGCATGATGTTGGCTGCGATGCTGACCGTCGCGCTGACGCTGGCGCTGACCATGGACCTGCAGGACTCGGACATCAGGCCGTGGCCTAGCTCTCCACTAGAGGGCGGGATAGAAAGTATCGGCTCAAGCAGGGTCGCAGTCCCGCTGGGGCCGAGGAATGTGCCGCTAGGAGGAAGAACATCACAGGCGGGCAACGTGACCAGGCATGACCGACGTGCGGTTAGAGTCGAGCGCCGCGACAGGGCCTTGGGAGTGCAGCAACCCCGCCTACCGCAGCCTGATGCCAATAACCGTACGGTGAGTGACAGGAGTTTCTTTATGGAACTGGGCGGTGACATCCCGCtagtgcagtatatatatatatatatatatatatatatatatatatatatatatatatatatatatatatatatatatatatatattataataccgagaccgatcgagttgtccagcgctgtttattccacaaaaggcaacgcccccagctcacgcgcgaagaagtcgaagaacagggacgatgatgatggctatgtacaaa
The sequence above is a segment of the Dermacentor variabilis isolate Ectoservices chromosome 7, ASM5094787v1, whole genome shotgun sequence genome. Coding sequences within it:
- the LOC142588646 gene encoding uncharacterized protein LOC142588646, whose translation is MNRTSKNEVQRSPKYFSQSNDRRVSFADESVATSTDETTRSNSQPFPVRLAAVPGGLPRSSSTARRTSTGDGFSQRTQSYGHDFAPMDSSMTALLGLRPTPSSLASGPAMPPSVYSPRGSPYWVRPPFGGSWSDAFEQPSSETRLFKEAPPADDRDSSAFAWLRSIGVGMMLAAMLTVALTLALTMDLQDSDIRPWPSSPLEGGIESIGSSRVAVPLGPRNVPLGGRTSQAGNVTRHDRRAVRVERRDRALGVQQPRLPQPDANNRTLLSQRCRSHFYSYCHRGRDEVYYSASLRACAPTEADSVQVCNHGANRFASLESCLASCVNIGDGRPQRHCYEYALFSTCSWWTK